One region of Juglans regia cultivar Chandler chromosome 4, Walnut 2.0, whole genome shotgun sequence genomic DNA includes:
- the LOC109017147 gene encoding uncharacterized protein LOC109017147 produces MVVATMAWLSGASKKIHPDRHLPLFSHHDKSPPATLGILAFETAKTMSRLISLYRSLTDDEISKLKKETMKSKGIAFLNSIDEGFLLNLACAERLEDLNQVAITVSRLGHKCSDFGLSRFDLAYNDLKLGVIDMGKLGFRSSNIQKIIRKMEKRISATANLYAALESLAEMEASERKVQRWKDTGLGPKQKTNLDYLNQKIAFHKKQVQQYKETSLWSQSFDRSVGLMARIVFIIYARICTVFGPYNPCLPSVLKNFSRPTLTRERQPFWNVHFNLKDEEIYGNYCLIERREKNEKLTSKSGPIPNKSKMGMVRFLSNEMMNPFFLDDPGCTGNTNCGAMRKINRVFGLAPPSTVGGSGISVRYANVILYAERCLYTPETIGEDGREELYNMLPANLKSTVRGKLKRHWLKKEEESDGFDGYSLAEGWREALEEILGWLAPLAHDTVRWQAQRNLEKRINFDPEPTVLLLQTLHYADLEKTEATIVDVLVGLSCIYMYENRW; encoded by the coding sequence ATGGTTGTTGCCACCATGGCCTGGCTCTCTGGGGCCTCCAAGAAAATCCACCCCGATCGTCATCTCCCCCTTTTCTCCCACCACGACAAGTCACCCCCGGCCACCCTCGGAATCCTCGCCTTCGAGACCGCCAAGACCATGTCCCGTCTCATTTCTCTCTACAGGTCTCTCACCGACGATGAAATCTCGAAGCTCAAAAAGGAAACCATGAAGTCCAAAGGTATCGCCTTCCTGAACTCCATTGACGAAGGCTTCCTTCTCAACCTTGCCTGCGCCGAGCGGCTCGAGGATCTCAATCAGGTGGCCATCACCGTCTCTCGCTTAGGCCACAAATGCTCCGATTTTGGACTCAGCCGTTTCGATCTTGCCTACAATGATTTGAAACTCGGAGTCATTGACATGGGCAAACTCGGATTCCGTTCAAGTAACATCCAGAAAATCATCCgaaaaatggagaaaagaatTTCTGCTACCGCCAACCTGTACGCAGCTTTGGAATCTCTTGCCGAAATGGAAGCGTCGGAACGAAAAGTTCAGCGGTGGAAGGACACCGGCCTTGGTCCAAAACAGAAAACGAACTTGGATTACTTAAACCAGAAAATCGCGTTTCACAAAAAACAGGTGCAACAATACAAAGAAACCTCGTTATGGAGCCAGAGCTTCGACAGAAGCGTCGGACTCATGGCTCGTATAGTTTTCATTATCTACGCCCGAATCTGCACTGTTTTTGGACCCTACAATCCGTGTCTACCATCTGTGTTGAAGAATTTTTCACGTCCTACTTTAACTCGGGAAAGGCAACCTTTTTGGAACGTCCATTTCAACCTCAAAGACGAAGAAATATACGGGAACTATTGCCTTATCGAACGTCGAGAAAAGAACGAAAAGCTCACTTCGAAATCGGGTCCGATTCCAAATAAGTCGAAAATGGGTATGGTTCGGTTTCTCAGTAATGAAATGATGAACCCGTTTTTCTTGGACGATCCAGGGTGTACGGGTAACACGAACTGCGGTGCGATGAGAAAGATTAACCGGGTTTTCGGGTTGGCTCCACCGTCCACGGTGGGAGGGTCTGGGATCTCGGTACGGTACGCGAATGTGATACTATACGCGGAGCGGTGTTTGTACACGCCGGAAACAATAGGAGAGGACGGGAGGGAGGAATTGTACAACATGTTGCCGGCGAATCTCAAGTCGACGGTCAGAGGAAAGCTTAAGAGACATTGGTTGAAAAAGGAGGAGGAATCCGATGGGTTCGATGGGTACTCGCTGGCAGAGGGGTGGAGGGAAGCTCTGGAGGAGATATTGGGGTGGCTAGCGCCCCTTGCTCACGACACAGTGAGGTGGCAGGCGCAGAGGAACTTGGAGAAGCGTATCAATTTCGATCCTGAGCCGACAGTGCTGCTGTTGCAAACACTACATTACGCAGATTTGGAGAAGACGGAGGCTACAATTGTCGACGTTTTGGTGGGGTTGAGTTGCATATACATGTACGAGAATAGATGGTAA